The Immundisolibacter cernigliae genome has a window encoding:
- the cas2e gene encoding type I-E CRISPR-associated endoribonuclease Cas2e, translating to MLVIVVENAPPRLRGRLAVWLLEIRAGVYVGEFSRRVRENIWSQVEQGIGDGNAVMAWKAATEAGFDFVTCGVNRRIPVELDGVKLVSFLPPPGENPS from the coding sequence ATGCTGGTCATCGTGGTTGAAAATGCCCCGCCGCGGCTGCGGGGCAGGCTAGCCGTGTGGCTGCTGGAGATCCGCGCTGGTGTTTACGTCGGCGAGTTCTCGCGTCGTGTGCGCGAGAACATCTGGTCACAGGTGGAGCAGGGTATTGGCGACGGCAACGCTGTCATGGCCTGGAAGGCGGCGACCGAGGCGGGCTTTGACTTTGTGACCTGCGGCGTGAATCGCAGGATTCCAGTCGAACTGGATGGCGTGAAGCTCGTTTCGTTCTTGCCACCGCCGGGCGAGAATCCGTCGTGA
- the cas1e gene encoding type I-E CRISPR-associated endonuclease Cas1e, translated as MLPPLRPIPIKERLSVLYIERGQLDVLDGAFVVVDVTGVRTHIPVGGVACLMLEPGARVSHAAVTLAARVGTLLVWIGEAGVRLYSAGQPGGARSDRLLYQAKLALDPDLRLKVVRKMYALRFGEAPPQRRSVEQLRGIEGARVREMYKRLGQKFGVTWSRRNYDPEAWDASDLPNRCLSSATACLYGVTEAAVLAAGYAPAVGFIHSGKPLSFVYDVADVYKFETVVPVAFQVAAKQPANPEREVRLRCRDIFRQTKLLERIIPGIEEMLSAGGIDPPQPPDDAIAPAIPDRKPLGDAGHRG; from the coding sequence CTGCTGCCGCCGCTGCGCCCCATTCCGATCAAGGAACGGCTATCGGTGCTCTACATCGAGCGCGGCCAGCTCGACGTGCTCGATGGTGCCTTCGTGGTAGTGGATGTCACCGGCGTGCGCACGCATATTCCCGTCGGTGGCGTGGCCTGCCTGATGCTGGAGCCGGGTGCGCGGGTTTCCCATGCGGCGGTAACGCTCGCCGCGCGGGTCGGCACGCTGCTGGTGTGGATCGGCGAAGCCGGTGTGCGACTCTATTCCGCCGGCCAGCCGGGCGGCGCGCGATCCGATCGATTGCTGTATCAGGCCAAATTGGCGCTGGACCCGGACCTGCGTCTGAAGGTTGTGCGCAAGATGTACGCGCTGCGCTTTGGTGAGGCGCCGCCGCAGCGGCGCTCGGTGGAACAACTGCGCGGCATCGAGGGCGCCCGCGTGCGCGAGATGTACAAGCGTCTGGGGCAGAAATTTGGCGTGACCTGGTCTCGGCGCAATTACGATCCCGAGGCCTGGGACGCCTCCGACCTGCCCAACCGCTGCCTGTCGTCAGCCACCGCCTGCCTGTATGGCGTGACTGAGGCCGCCGTGCTGGCGGCGGGCTACGCGCCAGCAGTGGGTTTCATCCACAGCGGAAAGCCGCTGTCGTTCGTGTACGACGTGGCCGATGTGTACAAATTCGAGACCGTCGTGCCGGTCGCATTCCAGGTCGCCGCCAAGCAGCCGGCCAATCCTGAGCGTGAGGTGCGCCTGCGTTGCCGCGACATCTTTCGCCAGACGAAGCTGCTGGAGCGCATCATTCCGGGCATCGAGGAGATGCTTTCAGCCGGCGGGATCGATCCGCCACAACCGCCGGACGACGCCATCGCCCCGGCCATTCCTGACCGCAAACCGCTCGGTGATGCTGGTCATCGTGGTTGA
- a CDS encoding type II toxin-antitoxin system VapC family toxin produces MNLVDSSGWLEYFADGPNATFFASAILDTEQLVVPTLSLLEVFKRVLQQRGEGDALQAVALMRQGQVVELDSVLALSAARLGVDHRLALADSVIYATARCFDALLWTQDADFEGLPGVRFVAKSRGQGG; encoded by the coding sequence ATGAACCTGGTTGATTCGTCCGGCTGGCTGGAGTATTTCGCCGATGGACCCAACGCCACGTTCTTTGCGTCGGCGATCCTCGATACGGAACAATTGGTTGTCCCGACACTATCCCTGCTGGAGGTCTTCAAGCGGGTGTTGCAGCAACGGGGGGAGGGCGATGCCCTTCAAGCCGTGGCGCTGATGCGGCAAGGCCAGGTGGTCGAGTTGGATTCCGTACTGGCGCTGTCGGCAGCGCGCTTGGGTGTGGATCATCGGCTCGCGCTTGCCGATTCGGTCATTTACGCCACCGCTCGCTGCTTTGACGCGCTGCTGTGGACCCAGGATGCCGACTTCGAAGGCCTGCCCGGTGTGCGTTTTGTGGCGAAGTCACGCGGCCAGGGCGGCTGA
- a CDS encoding AbrB/MazE/SpoVT family DNA-binding domain-containing protein, translating to MTTVTVSEKYQVVIPKAVRESLQIKPGQKLDVIVYEGRAEFVPVQDMREARGFLRGIDTDVPREADRV from the coding sequence ATGACGACTGTAACCGTGTCCGAAAAATATCAGGTGGTGATTCCCAAGGCGGTGCGGGAGTCGCTGCAAATCAAGCCGGGGCAGAAGCTCGACGTGATCGTCTACGAGGGGCGTGCGGAGTTCGTTCCGGTGCAGGATATGCGCGAGGCACGCGGCTTCCTGCGCGGCATCGACACGGACGTGCCGCGGGAAGCCGATCGGGTATGA
- the cas6e gene encoding type I-E CRISPR-associated protein Cas6/Cse3/CasE, whose translation MYFSLISPAPGRERDAAQARALGPYEEHQWLWRFFPGAPDANRDFLFCHREVEGASRYYLVSGRPPMSPDAAWFVQTRDYAPELDSGARLRFDLRANPIVTSKRDGKARRDDVVMAEKKRLLQERGLNNWSEWQDAGKPQLYDLVDRTCRHWLIRRAEAHGFLVDEDALRVDGYLTHSERRHLPRTQQLRFSTVDFSGVLTVTDPDRFRSALTTGIGPAKAFGCGLLLVRRC comes from the coding sequence ATGTATTTCAGCCTGATTTCTCCCGCGCCGGGTCGCGAGCGCGACGCAGCCCAGGCACGCGCCCTCGGTCCGTACGAGGAGCATCAGTGGCTGTGGCGCTTTTTTCCTGGCGCGCCTGATGCCAACCGTGACTTCCTGTTCTGTCACCGTGAGGTGGAAGGCGCGTCCCGTTACTACCTGGTGTCGGGGCGGCCGCCGATGAGTCCCGATGCGGCCTGGTTCGTACAGACTCGGGACTATGCCCCGGAGCTCGACAGCGGCGCGCGCCTGCGCTTTGATCTGCGGGCCAACCCGATTGTCACAAGCAAAAGGGATGGGAAAGCCCGGCGCGACGACGTGGTGATGGCGGAGAAAAAGCGCCTACTGCAAGAACGAGGACTGAACAACTGGTCCGAGTGGCAGGATGCCGGCAAGCCACAACTTTACGATCTCGTGGACCGCACCTGTCGGCACTGGCTTATCCGCCGCGCAGAGGCCCATGGGTTTCTGGTGGATGAAGACGCTCTGCGTGTGGACGGTTACCTCACGCATTCGGAACGGCGTCATCTGCCCAGGACACAGCAGTTACGCTTCTCCACCGTGGATTTCTCCGGCGTGCTCACCGTGACCGATCCCGACCGATTCCGATCTGCCCTCACGACGGGCATCGGCCCTGCCAAGGCCTTCGGCTGCGGGCTGCTGTTGGTGCGGCGATGCTGA
- the cas7e gene encoding type I-E CRISPR-associated protein Cas7/Cse4/CasC — protein sequence MSRFVQLHLLTSYPPANLNRDDTGRPKTALVGEALRLRISSQSLKRAWRTSDIFETALAGHIGTRTKRMGAEIFKTLREKGIREKAAREWARAIAGQFGKLKSDKKTEHDEDLEIEQLAHFSPEERAAIDALTAACVSRNSVPTEDELKLLRKPQQAADIAMFGRMLADAPAYNMEAAVQVAHAFTVHKAAVEDDYFSAVDDLNTGVEDAGAGHIGERGYGAGLFYLYLCINREQLRENLGGDAALTERTLEALAHAIAKVSPTGMQNSFASRAYAVYALAEKGDQQPRSLAQAFLKPVRGGEDHDLFENSVRALTQRRDNFDKVYGACADARYTFNVETGEGSLAELADFIKGADHGLSGVSTASAACRLGRHRRRRVPRQSQLAGRVGTGGPAGRGAWHPARG from the coding sequence ATGAGCCGTTTCGTTCAATTGCACCTGCTCACTAGCTATCCGCCGGCCAACCTGAACCGCGACGACACCGGTCGACCCAAGACCGCGCTGGTGGGTGAAGCCCTGCGCCTGCGCATTTCCTCACAGAGCCTCAAGCGGGCATGGCGCACCTCGGATATCTTCGAGACCGCGCTCGCCGGCCATATCGGTACGCGCACCAAGCGCATGGGTGCGGAGATTTTCAAAACCCTGCGAGAGAAAGGCATTCGGGAAAAGGCCGCGCGGGAGTGGGCACGTGCCATTGCGGGCCAGTTCGGCAAGCTCAAGTCCGACAAGAAAACCGAGCACGATGAGGATCTGGAAATCGAGCAGCTCGCCCATTTCAGCCCGGAGGAGCGCGCAGCCATCGATGCGCTGACGGCCGCTTGTGTGAGCCGTAACAGCGTCCCGACCGAGGATGAGTTGAAATTGCTGCGCAAGCCCCAGCAGGCGGCAGACATCGCCATGTTCGGGCGCATGCTGGCAGACGCGCCGGCTTACAACATGGAAGCCGCCGTCCAGGTCGCCCACGCCTTCACCGTCCACAAGGCGGCGGTAGAAGACGATTATTTCAGCGCCGTGGACGATCTCAACACGGGGGTCGAAGATGCCGGCGCCGGCCATATCGGCGAGCGTGGCTACGGCGCCGGGCTGTTCTATCTGTACCTGTGCATCAACCGGGAGCAATTGCGTGAAAACCTGGGCGGCGATGCGGCCCTGACCGAACGCACGCTGGAGGCTCTGGCCCACGCCATCGCCAAGGTCTCGCCCACCGGCATGCAGAACAGCTTCGCCTCGCGCGCCTATGCCGTCTACGCACTGGCTGAAAAGGGCGATCAGCAGCCGCGCTCGCTCGCGCAGGCCTTCCTGAAGCCAGTCAGGGGAGGGGAGGATCACGACCTGTTCGAAAATTCGGTCCGCGCGCTCACCCAGCGCCGTGACAACTTCGACAAGGTCTATGGCGCCTGCGCCGACGCCCGCTACACCTTCAACGTTGAAACTGGCGAAGGCTCTCTCGCTGAACTGGCCGACTTCATCAAGGGGGCTGACCATGGCCTTTCTGGTGTTTCAACTGCAAGCGCCGCTTGCCGCCTGGGGCGACACCGCCGTCGGCGAGTACCGCGGCAGTCACAACTGGCCGGGCGAGTCGGCACTGGTGGGCCTGCTGGGCGCGGCGCTTGGCATCCGGCGCGAGGATGA
- the casB gene encoding type I-E CRISPR-associated protein Cse2/CasB, whose product MSNDFRKNPRLASALRGWWSGLDDDRAARAELRRAHDITAVSLTPAYQRAYRRLREAGWDVEGASPLNDRLAAVIGLLAHVKTDGDQSPAQAMSRDDSGEGRPPVSPLRFQRLLEAPDLDALFSGLRRALPLIEHQISITALADDVVYWGDKVKKAWAYAYAWPAKKTD is encoded by the coding sequence ATGAGTAACGACTTTCGGAAGAACCCCCGTCTTGCCTCTGCCCTGCGCGGCTGGTGGAGCGGACTGGACGACGACCGTGCGGCGCGTGCCGAACTGCGCCGCGCCCACGACATCACCGCCGTCAGCCTGACGCCGGCCTACCAGCGCGCCTACCGGCGACTGCGCGAGGCCGGTTGGGATGTCGAGGGAGCATCCCCGCTCAATGACCGTTTGGCTGCCGTGATCGGCCTGCTGGCACATGTGAAGACCGATGGCGACCAGTCGCCGGCGCAGGCCATGAGCAGGGACGACAGCGGTGAGGGTCGGCCACCGGTCAGCCCGTTACGCTTTCAACGGTTGCTGGAGGCCCCGGATCTCGATGCCCTGTTCAGCGGTCTGCGGCGCGCGCTGCCGCTGATCGAGCATCAGATCAGCATCACCGCGCTAGCTGACGACGTGGTGTATTGGGGCGACAAGGTCAAGAAAGCCTGGGCTTATGCCTACGCGTGGCCCGCCAAGAAGACCGACTGA
- the casA gene encoding type I-E CRISPR-associated protein Cse1/CasA, which translates to MNLLEEPWLPVRRADGSRTWIAPTALSDSTLVAFDADRPDFNGALAQFAIGLLQTTAPVETNTKWRELFRRPPTAETLAQWFTPVQTAFDLDGDGPRFMQDRTLRPDEGAVNDVSALLIEAPGEQTLKNNADHFIKRGQADAICLHCTATALLTLQINAPSGGAGHRTGLRGGGPLTTLVACQPPRSLWHDLWLNVREQGAFLDHSGERALTEPHYTFPWLAGITALQTDKGELAPIQVHPAHVFWAMPRRIRLDFEQTESGICPLCGRASDRLVRQYVTKNYGLNYKGAWDHPLSPYYQDKDEWRAMHPQPGGIGYRHWLGWVLGAAMESNKALRRARVVSHVLASGRGVLDGQLRLWAFGYDMDNMKARCWYEASLPLYGLNECDVDAQRRVEEEVRQWLAGASLAAFFLRSAVKDAWFGDEARGDLSVLDASFWSASEADFYRQLRELIEVARLDGDIDHLAVAQAWLARLRRVAVDLFDTQFVGAGAIERQNPRRAAEAYRQLQRNLDGKKIRAALGLPVADKTRSANAAHAQP; encoded by the coding sequence ATGAACCTGCTCGAAGAACCCTGGCTGCCGGTGCGCCGTGCCGATGGCAGCCGTACCTGGATTGCGCCGACGGCGTTGTCCGATTCGACGCTGGTTGCCTTCGACGCCGACCGGCCGGACTTCAACGGCGCGCTGGCGCAGTTTGCCATCGGGCTGCTGCAAACCACCGCGCCGGTCGAGACCAATACGAAATGGCGGGAGTTGTTCCGCAGACCACCGACGGCCGAGACGCTGGCGCAATGGTTCACGCCGGTGCAGACGGCGTTTGATCTCGATGGCGACGGGCCACGGTTTATGCAGGATCGCACCCTGCGCCCTGACGAAGGCGCGGTGAACGATGTCAGCGCACTGCTGATCGAGGCACCGGGCGAGCAGACGCTTAAGAACAACGCCGACCATTTCATCAAGCGCGGGCAGGCGGACGCAATCTGCCTCCATTGCACGGCAACTGCGCTGCTGACATTGCAAATCAATGCGCCGTCTGGTGGTGCTGGCCATCGCACCGGGCTGCGTGGTGGCGGGCCACTTACGACGCTGGTGGCCTGCCAGCCGCCGCGTAGCCTGTGGCACGACCTGTGGCTGAACGTGCGCGAACAAGGGGCATTTCTCGACCACAGCGGCGAGCGCGCCTTGACGGAGCCGCACTACACATTTCCCTGGCTCGCCGGCATCACCGCGCTGCAAACGGACAAGGGGGAGCTGGCACCGATTCAGGTGCACCCCGCCCATGTCTTCTGGGCCATGCCGCGCCGCATCCGGCTCGATTTTGAGCAGACGGAATCCGGCATCTGTCCGCTGTGTGGCCGCGCGTCCGACCGACTTGTCCGCCAGTACGTCACCAAGAACTACGGCCTCAACTACAAGGGCGCCTGGGATCATCCACTGTCGCCCTACTATCAAGACAAGGACGAATGGCGCGCGATGCATCCGCAGCCGGGCGGCATCGGCTACCGCCATTGGCTGGGCTGGGTACTGGGTGCGGCCATGGAGTCCAACAAGGCCCTGCGCCGGGCGCGCGTGGTAAGTCATGTGCTGGCTTCCGGTCGGGGTGTGTTGGACGGGCAGCTTCGGCTGTGGGCCTTCGGCTACGACATGGACAACATGAAGGCCCGCTGCTGGTACGAGGCCAGCCTGCCGCTGTATGGCCTGAACGAATGCGATGTGGATGCCCAGAGGCGAGTTGAGGAAGAAGTCCGCCAGTGGCTGGCCGGGGCCAGCCTGGCGGCCTTTTTTCTGCGCAGCGCGGTGAAGGATGCCTGGTTCGGCGACGAGGCGCGAGGCGACCTCAGCGTGCTGGATGCCAGTTTCTGGAGCGCGAGCGAGGCCGATTTCTACCGGCAGTTGCGGGAGCTGATCGAGGTGGCGCGGCTGGATGGCGACATCGATCACCTGGCTGTCGCCCAGGCCTGGCTCGCGCGCCTGCGGCGAGTCGCGGTCGATCTGTTCGACACCCAGTTCGTCGGTGCCGGTGCCATCGAGCGCCAGAACCCGCGCCGTGCCGCCGAGGCCTACCGTCAGCTCCAGCGCAATCTGGACGGCAAGAAAATTCGCGCGGCGCTGGGCTTGCCTGTCGCCGACAAAACCCGGTCGGCCAACGCGGCGCACGCACAACCCTGA
- a CDS encoding CRISPR-associated helicase/endonuclease Cas3, which translates to MTPLHSLSYWGKADPNYPGEPKWHPLAYHCLDVAAVGVEYLARAPAVRQLFAQRLGDEQGLIGWIAFWLALHDLGKFAESFQGQRADLFQALRGRDPAKAYTLRHDSVGWLLWTGPVRRIACQESWFGVDTAEYGDGLDSWAQAVTGHHGQPPEPGGFWETHCDRRADRDAVVSFIGEVRALLLDEAASAIPNRMSATEFELASKELSWWMAGIAVLADWLGSNTAFFPYDRSGIPLADYWPQARERAKHALAVAEVLPIAMPGELNFAALFRDIADPSPLQRWAGSVSLHAGPQIHLLEDVTGAGKTEAAVLLAHRLMASGNGDGFFIGLPTMATANAMYDRIAQVYGRLFANRASMALAHGSRNLVEAFAASVLPADRAEHDPHQQDESASARCAAWLADHNKRALLAPAGVGTLDQVLLSALQSKHQSLRLLGLVHKVLVVDEVHACDAYMLRVLATVLNFHARAGGSAILLSATLPQAMKRTLLDAFSRGCGEARAPALAQAAYPLATSWSAAAPHTLTETPLATRASLCRRVAVRYADSEAEVVTRIQGALAAGQCVCWLRNTVADALAAYERFHVSLPDDKLTLFHARFALQDRLKIEKRVLARFGAESGPAERAGQLLIATQVVEQSLDVDFDLVVTDLAPIDRVIQRAGRLHRHVRDARGARLTAPAAQDQRGEPCLWVFGPAWHDDPDADWFKAAFRGPAAVYPHHGQIWLTAKALRAGHYAMPDDARDLIEGVFGDREPIPEGLQRSADRADAKGFADASMAQANTVTFASGYTREGTDWWSDARVPSRLGEATRDVVLARWDGDALLPWAEHAERRHAWAYSTVRVAERLIARAVEPSSPARQAAIEAALETLPAKGRWSVLLPLEGAAAGWVGEAWAAPTRSAGERRLVWHYDDARGLRQQDSIPDVEDP; encoded by the coding sequence ATGACACCGCTGCACAGCCTTTCGTACTGGGGCAAGGCTGATCCCAATTATCCCGGCGAACCCAAGTGGCACCCATTGGCCTATCACTGCCTGGATGTGGCGGCAGTTGGAGTGGAATACCTGGCTCGTGCGCCTGCGGTCAGACAGCTGTTCGCGCAGCGTCTGGGTGACGAACAAGGATTAATCGGCTGGATTGCCTTCTGGCTGGCGCTGCACGATCTGGGCAAGTTCGCTGAGAGTTTTCAGGGGCAGCGCGCCGACCTGTTCCAGGCCCTGCGAGGAAGAGACCCCGCCAAGGCCTATACGCTGCGTCACGACAGTGTCGGCTGGCTGCTTTGGACCGGCCCAGTTCGAAGGATCGCTTGTCAGGAGAGCTGGTTCGGCGTGGACACTGCCGAGTACGGCGACGGGCTGGACTCCTGGGCACAGGCGGTAACGGGCCATCACGGCCAGCCGCCGGAGCCGGGCGGCTTCTGGGAAACGCACTGCGACCGGCGTGCGGACCGCGACGCGGTGGTCAGCTTCATCGGTGAAGTGCGGGCACTGCTGCTCGACGAAGCCGCATCCGCAATCCCGAACCGGATGAGCGCAACCGAGTTTGAACTCGCCAGCAAGGAACTGTCCTGGTGGATGGCCGGCATTGCGGTACTGGCCGACTGGCTCGGTTCCAACACTGCTTTCTTTCCCTATGATCGTTCCGGCATTCCGCTTGCCGATTATTGGCCGCAGGCGCGCGAGCGGGCAAAGCACGCGCTCGCCGTGGCCGAGGTGCTGCCGATCGCGATGCCGGGCGAGTTGAATTTTGCGGCGCTGTTCCGGGATATTGCCGATCCGTCCCCATTGCAGCGTTGGGCGGGCAGCGTGTCTTTGCATGCCGGGCCGCAAATTCACCTGCTCGAAGACGTGACCGGAGCCGGCAAGACCGAAGCGGCCGTGTTGCTCGCCCATCGACTGATGGCGAGTGGGAACGGTGATGGATTTTTCATTGGCCTGCCGACCATGGCCACTGCGAATGCCATGTACGACCGCATCGCGCAGGTCTATGGCCGACTGTTCGCGAACCGGGCGAGCATGGCGCTGGCCCACGGCAGCCGCAATCTAGTGGAAGCCTTCGCGGCGTCCGTATTGCCGGCGGATCGCGCCGAACACGACCCGCATCAGCAGGATGAAAGCGCATCCGCCCGCTGCGCGGCCTGGCTCGCCGATCACAACAAGCGGGCGTTGCTGGCGCCAGCCGGTGTGGGCACGCTCGACCAGGTTTTGCTCTCGGCACTGCAAAGCAAGCACCAGTCGCTTCGCCTGTTGGGACTGGTGCACAAGGTGCTGGTGGTGGACGAGGTGCATGCCTGTGATGCCTACATGCTGCGCGTGCTGGCAACGGTGCTCAACTTTCACGCCCGCGCTGGCGGCAGCGCAATTTTGCTCTCCGCCACGCTGCCGCAGGCCATGAAGCGGACACTGCTCGATGCCTTCAGCCGTGGGTGCGGTGAGGCTCGGGCGCCCGCACTGGCGCAAGCCGCCTATCCGTTGGCCACATCCTGGTCGGCCGCTGCGCCGCACACCCTCACCGAAACGCCGCTCGCCACACGCGCCAGCCTGTGCCGGCGGGTCGCCGTGCGCTACGCTGATTCCGAAGCCGAGGTCGTGACTCGAATCCAAGGCGCACTCGCCGCCGGGCAGTGTGTGTGCTGGCTGCGCAATACGGTGGCTGATGCGCTGGCCGCCTATGAACGTTTTCACGTCAGCCTCCCAGACGACAAGCTGACGCTGTTCCATGCCCGCTTTGCGCTGCAAGACCGCCTCAAAATCGAAAAGCGCGTGCTCGCCCGCTTTGGTGCCGAAAGTGGTCCCGCCGAGCGCGCGGGCCAATTGCTGATTGCAACCCAAGTGGTTGAGCAGTCGCTCGATGTGGATTTCGATCTGGTGGTGACCGATCTCGCCCCCATCGACCGGGTGATCCAGCGCGCCGGCCGCCTGCACCGGCATGTACGCGATGCGCGTGGGGCGCGCCTGACCGCGCCCGCAGCGCAGGATCAACGGGGCGAGCCTTGTCTGTGGGTTTTTGGACCCGCATGGCATGACGATCCCGACGCGGACTGGTTCAAGGCAGCCTTTCGCGGTCCCGCCGCCGTTTATCCGCATCACGGCCAGATCTGGCTCACCGCCAAGGCCTTGCGCGCCGGTCATTACGCGATGCCGGATGATGCGCGCGACCTCATCGAAGGCGTATTTGGTGACCGCGAGCCTATTCCCGAGGGTTTGCAGCGCAGTGCCGACCGGGCTGATGCCAAGGGTTTTGCCGATGCCAGCATGGCACAGGCCAACACCGTCACTTTCGCTTCCGGCTATACCCGCGAGGGTACCGACTGGTGGAGCGACGCCAGGGTGCCATCGCGCCTGGGCGAGGCCACGCGGGATGTGGTGCTGGCCCGTTGGGACGGCGATGCGCTGTTGCCCTGGGCTGAGCACGCCGAGCGGCGCCATGCCTGGGCCTACAGCACCGTGCGGGTGGCCGAGCGGCTGATTGCGCGGGCGGTGGAACCGTCGTCGCCAGCGCGCCAGGCAGCGATTGAAGCTGCGCTTGAAACGCTGCCTGCGAAGGGCCGCTGGTCGGTGCTGTTGCCGCTGGAGGGTGCCGCCGCCGGCTGGGTGGGTGAGGCTTGGGCTGCGCCAACGCGCAGTGCGGGGGAGCGACGCCTCGTTTGGCACTATGACGATGCCCGCGGTTTGCGCCAACAAGATTCGATTCCCGATGTGGAGGACCCATGA